Proteins from a genomic interval of Gadus morhua chromosome 19, gadMor3.0, whole genome shotgun sequence:
- the ark2n gene encoding protein ARK2N isoform X4, which translates to MKMANSEKAEGFVDAESLTECLDNTEAAVNASLQEDQDAILKTETTTTTSSPTRDKELDSASQTEGEPGLLSMPCLMKELRRDSPESQPASTGSDKPASRHVYESDSSNPCMLSPSSSGHLADSDTLSSGEDSTDSRVPNQGEGNMETGADPAPTGEGKARPVLVGGRKSRRTRSESEMPSNAMAAKKNRCQHMGAAVGGVPEKQTNGKLSKVKGHRSQKHKERMRLLRQKREAAARKKYNLLQDSSTSDSELTCDSSTSSSEDEDDDTSGGSKTINTDIPDGPAVVGHYDISDTDSNRESMSVETVRATVIKSELKAHRGQDKAAHSGCIKARGILAGRVETGLSDRERARRQGQINIASSDSEVEIVGVQENTR; encoded by the exons ATGAAAATGGCTAACTCTGAAAAGGCAGAGGGATTTGTGGATGCTGAAAGCCTCACGGAATGCCTTGACAACACAGAAGCCGCCGTCAACGCCTCCCTCCAAGAAGACCAGGACGCAATCCTCAAAACAGagaccacgaccaccaccagcTCACCGACGAGGGACAAGGAACTGGACAGCGCCTCCCAGACGGAGGGCGAGCCGGGCCTGCTCTCCATGCCCTGCCTTATGAAGGAGCTCCGCAGGGACTCCCCGGAGTCCCAGCCGGCCTCCACCGGGAGCGACAAACCGGCCTCCCGCCATGTTTACGAGAGCGACTCCTCCAATCCCTGCATGCTCTCCCCATCCTCCAGCGGCCACCTGGCTGACTCAGACACTCTCTCCTCGGGGGAGGACAGTACCGACTCCCGAGTGCCCAACCAGGGAGAAGGCAACATGGAGACCGGTGCGGATCCAGCGCCGACCGGAGAAGGGAAAGCACGGCCAGTGTTGGTCGGGGGGAGGAAGTCTCGGCGAACACGCTCAGAGAGTGAGATGCCCAGCAACGCCATGGCGGCCAAAAAGAACCGCTGCCAGCACATGGGGGCCGCGGTGGGCGGAGTGCCAGAGAAGCAGACCAACGGAAAGCTGTCCAAGGTGAAGGGTCACCGCAGCCAGAAGCACAAGGAGCGCATGCGCCTCCTCAGGCAGAAGAGGGAGGCGGCGGCGAGGAAGAAGTACAACCTGCTGCAGGACAGCAGTACGAGTGACAGCGAGCTCACGTGCGACTCAAGCACCAGCTCCTCTGAGGACGAGGATGACGACACCTCGGGGGGGAGCAAgactatcaacacagacatcccAG ACGGTCCAGCAGTAGTGGGTCACTATGATATTTCAGACACTGATTCTAACCGGGAGAGTATGAGTGTGGAGACAGTCCGAGCCACGGTGATAAAGAGTGAGCTAAAAGCACACAGAGGCCAGGATAAGGCAGCACACTCTGGATGTATAAAAGCACGGGGCATCCTCGCAG GACGCGTGGAGACCGGACTCTCCGACAGGGAGAGAGCGCGGCGCCAGGGCCAGATTAACATCGCGTCCTCAGACAGCGAAGTGGAAATAGTGGGAGTGCAGGAAAACACACGGTAA
- the ark2n gene encoding protein ARK2N isoform X2 — protein sequence MKMANSEKAEGFVDAESLTECLDNTEAAVNASLQEDQDAILKTETTTTTSSPTRDKELDSASQTEGEPGLLSMPCLMKELRRDSPESQPASTGSDKPASRHVYESDSSNPCMLSPSSSGHLADSDTLSSGEDSTDSRVPNQGEGNMETGADPAPTGEGKARPVLVGGRKSRRTRSESEMPSNAMAAKKNRCQHMGAAVGGVPEKQTNGKLSKVKGHRSQKHKERMRLLRQKREAAARKKYNLLQDSSTSDSELTCDSSTSSSEDEDDDTSGGSKTINTDIPAAFRRDAERSRVGSWDRNNIGSVLEEAMTRFAVMQRQTEERFRVWMEKLTRLDSDDEDDTSKRSSDAQEGRGRSHRPRPHGRRPSPPSSFLPSSESADTMAAYMMERGNRSPAPNPVNNNNSPLMPEGLSQNGNLAGSDPGFLNA from the exons ATGAAAATGGCTAACTCTGAAAAGGCAGAGGGATTTGTGGATGCTGAAAGCCTCACGGAATGCCTTGACAACACAGAAGCCGCCGTCAACGCCTCCCTCCAAGAAGACCAGGACGCAATCCTCAAAACAGagaccacgaccaccaccagcTCACCGACGAGGGACAAGGAACTGGACAGCGCCTCCCAGACGGAGGGCGAGCCGGGCCTGCTCTCCATGCCCTGCCTTATGAAGGAGCTCCGCAGGGACTCCCCGGAGTCCCAGCCGGCCTCCACCGGGAGCGACAAACCGGCCTCCCGCCATGTTTACGAGAGCGACTCCTCCAATCCCTGCATGCTCTCCCCATCCTCCAGCGGCCACCTGGCTGACTCAGACACTCTCTCCTCGGGGGAGGACAGTACCGACTCCCGAGTGCCCAACCAGGGAGAAGGCAACATGGAGACCGGTGCGGATCCAGCGCCGACCGGAGAAGGGAAAGCACGGCCAGTGTTGGTCGGGGGGAGGAAGTCTCGGCGAACACGCTCAGAGAGTGAGATGCCCAGCAACGCCATGGCGGCCAAAAAGAACCGCTGCCAGCACATGGGGGCCGCGGTGGGCGGAGTGCCAGAGAAGCAGACCAACGGAAAGCTGTCCAAGGTGAAGGGTCACCGCAGCCAGAAGCACAAGGAGCGCATGCGCCTCCTCAGGCAGAAGAGGGAGGCGGCGGCGAGGAAGAAGTACAACCTGCTGCAGGACAGCAGTACGAGTGACAGCGAGCTCACGTGCGACTCAAGCACCAGCTCCTCTGAGGACGAGGATGACGACACCTCGGGGGGGAGCAAgactatcaacacagacatcccAG CTGCCTTCCGCCGCGACGCCGAGAGGTCCAGAGTGGGCTCGTGGGACAGGAACAACATCGGCAGCGTGCTGGAGGAAGCCATGACGCGCTTCGCCGTCATGCAGCGGCAAACCGAGGAGCGCTTCCGCGTCTGGATGGAGAAGCTCACGCGGCTCGACTCTGACGACGAGGACGACACGTCAAAGCGCTCGAGCGACGCCCAAGAGGGGCGCGGCCGCAGCCACCGGCCGCGCCCTCACGGACGGCGCCCCTCCCCTCCGAGCTCTTTCTTGCCGTCGTCGGAGTCAGCAGACACAATGGCGGCGTACATGATGGAGCGGGGAAACCGCAGCCCTGCGCCCAATcctgtaaacaacaacaatagccCCCTGATGCCCGAGGGGCTCTCTCAGAATGGGAACCTGGCCGGGTCAGACCCGGGCTTTTTGAATGCTTAA
- the ark2n gene encoding protein ARK2N isoform X3, protein MKMANSEKAEGFVDAESLTECLDNTEAAVNASLQEDQDAILKTETTTTTSSPTRDKELDSASQTEGEPGLLSMPCLMKELRRDSPESQPASTGSDKPASRHVYESDSSNPCMLSPSSSGHLADSDTLSSGEDSTDSRVPNQGEGNMETGADPAPTGEGKARPVLVGGRKSRRTRSESEMPSNAMAAKKNRCQHMGAAVGGVPEKQTNGKLSKVKGHRSQKHKERMRLLRQKREAAARKKYNLLQDSSTSDSELTCDSSTSSSEDEDDDTSGGSKTINTDIPGRVETGLSDRERARRQGQINIASSDSEVEIVGVQENTRCAHPCGGVIKSLSSWKCKPTEQLNTRQPPLWTSASTQPPCVSPPEVVDLTLDEDTGHKYLL, encoded by the exons ATGAAAATGGCTAACTCTGAAAAGGCAGAGGGATTTGTGGATGCTGAAAGCCTCACGGAATGCCTTGACAACACAGAAGCCGCCGTCAACGCCTCCCTCCAAGAAGACCAGGACGCAATCCTCAAAACAGagaccacgaccaccaccagcTCACCGACGAGGGACAAGGAACTGGACAGCGCCTCCCAGACGGAGGGCGAGCCGGGCCTGCTCTCCATGCCCTGCCTTATGAAGGAGCTCCGCAGGGACTCCCCGGAGTCCCAGCCGGCCTCCACCGGGAGCGACAAACCGGCCTCCCGCCATGTTTACGAGAGCGACTCCTCCAATCCCTGCATGCTCTCCCCATCCTCCAGCGGCCACCTGGCTGACTCAGACACTCTCTCCTCGGGGGAGGACAGTACCGACTCCCGAGTGCCCAACCAGGGAGAAGGCAACATGGAGACCGGTGCGGATCCAGCGCCGACCGGAGAAGGGAAAGCACGGCCAGTGTTGGTCGGGGGGAGGAAGTCTCGGCGAACACGCTCAGAGAGTGAGATGCCCAGCAACGCCATGGCGGCCAAAAAGAACCGCTGCCAGCACATGGGGGCCGCGGTGGGCGGAGTGCCAGAGAAGCAGACCAACGGAAAGCTGTCCAAGGTGAAGGGTCACCGCAGCCAGAAGCACAAGGAGCGCATGCGCCTCCTCAGGCAGAAGAGGGAGGCGGCGGCGAGGAAGAAGTACAACCTGCTGCAGGACAGCAGTACGAGTGACAGCGAGCTCACGTGCGACTCAAGCACCAGCTCCTCTGAGGACGAGGATGACGACACCTCGGGGGGGAGCAAgactatcaacacagacatcccAG GACGCGTGGAGACCGGACTCTCCGACAGGGAGAGAGCGCGGCGCCAGGGCCAGATTAACATCGCGTCCTCAGACAGCGAAGTGGAAATAGTGGGAGTGCAGGAAAACACACG gtgtgccCATCCTTGTGGCGGAGTGATCAAGAGTTTGTCTTCGTGGAAGTGCAAACCGACGGAGCAGCTAAACACCAGGCAGCCCCCGCTGTGGACGTCGGCCTCCACACAGCCCCCCTGTGTGTCCCCTCCTGAGGTGGTGGACCTCACGCTGGACGAAGACACTGGACACAAATACTTACTATGA
- the ark2n gene encoding protein ARK2N isoform X5: protein MKMANSEKAEGFVDAESLTECLDNTEAAVNASLQEDQDAILKTETTTTTSSPTRDKELDSASQTEGEPGLLSMPCLMKELRRDSPESQPASTGSDKPASRHVYESDSSNPCMLSPSSSGHLADSDTLSSGEDSTDSRVPNQGEGNMETGADPAPTGEGKARPVLVGGRKSRRTRSESEMPSNAMAAKKNRCQHMGAAVGGVPEKQTNGKLSKVKGHRSQKHKERMRLLRQKREAAARKKYNLLQDSSTSDSELTCDSSTSSSEDEDDDTSGGSKTINTDIPGRVETGLSDRERARRQGQINIASSDSEVEIVGVQENTR from the exons ATGAAAATGGCTAACTCTGAAAAGGCAGAGGGATTTGTGGATGCTGAAAGCCTCACGGAATGCCTTGACAACACAGAAGCCGCCGTCAACGCCTCCCTCCAAGAAGACCAGGACGCAATCCTCAAAACAGagaccacgaccaccaccagcTCACCGACGAGGGACAAGGAACTGGACAGCGCCTCCCAGACGGAGGGCGAGCCGGGCCTGCTCTCCATGCCCTGCCTTATGAAGGAGCTCCGCAGGGACTCCCCGGAGTCCCAGCCGGCCTCCACCGGGAGCGACAAACCGGCCTCCCGCCATGTTTACGAGAGCGACTCCTCCAATCCCTGCATGCTCTCCCCATCCTCCAGCGGCCACCTGGCTGACTCAGACACTCTCTCCTCGGGGGAGGACAGTACCGACTCCCGAGTGCCCAACCAGGGAGAAGGCAACATGGAGACCGGTGCGGATCCAGCGCCGACCGGAGAAGGGAAAGCACGGCCAGTGTTGGTCGGGGGGAGGAAGTCTCGGCGAACACGCTCAGAGAGTGAGATGCCCAGCAACGCCATGGCGGCCAAAAAGAACCGCTGCCAGCACATGGGGGCCGCGGTGGGCGGAGTGCCAGAGAAGCAGACCAACGGAAAGCTGTCCAAGGTGAAGGGTCACCGCAGCCAGAAGCACAAGGAGCGCATGCGCCTCCTCAGGCAGAAGAGGGAGGCGGCGGCGAGGAAGAAGTACAACCTGCTGCAGGACAGCAGTACGAGTGACAGCGAGCTCACGTGCGACTCAAGCACCAGCTCCTCTGAGGACGAGGATGACGACACCTCGGGGGGGAGCAAgactatcaacacagacatcccAG GACGCGTGGAGACCGGACTCTCCGACAGGGAGAGAGCGCGGCGCCAGGGCCAGATTAACATCGCGTCCTCAGACAGCGAAGTGGAAATAGTGGGAGTGCAGGAAAACACACGGTAA
- the hwa gene encoding protein huluwa, producing the protein MSTVGVASTNLHDAFPVTTLTILILSLIPCVLILLLLNCLFLAYKLLNISRNKRQTHQQDSEQMLLHSCVSTRHRVARITEEPFFQSQGRRMSTSMSEPTLPGPVTSSRTSSKENVPGEHGLRFLRPDGATGTGSGSLTAPSTILANSAASGCPSRVHRNVKTINRNKVDWCRSARLLWQFSDSDVDTRSDHAPPNSPAVVDSQDQPSKVTKSLDLIRHSSNQESLADMNENLRPVLRLFDKMELECEYQLPDTSARRRSSCLSSSMVGPGLDSDFGASAGVSLRIVSADSDDLTNGVMAVALEWDYYDPCYVQQNGVPVQKPGRPSIHSKQYWV; encoded by the exons ATGTCGACAGTGGGTGTTGCATCAACAAACCTACACGACGCTTTCCCCGTGACCACTCTGACTATCCTTATCCTGTCGCTCATACCCTGTGTGCTCATTCTGCTGCTGCTCAACTGTCTGTTCCTGGCCTACAAACTACTGAACATCTCCAGAAACAAAAGACAGACCCACCAACAGGACTCCGAACAAATGCTGCTCCACTCGTGCGTCTCGACTCGCCACCGGGTGGCTCGGATCACCGAAGAGCCCTTCTTCCAGAGTCAGGGCAGGAGAATGTCCACCTCCATGTCAGAGCCGACTCTGCCTGGACCAGTGACCTCGTCGAGGACCTCATCCAAGGAGAATGTCCCTGGGGAGCACGGCCTACGGTTCTTGAGACCAGATGGGGCCACTGGAACCGGGTCAGGGTCCCTGACGGCGCCCAGCACCATACTAGCGAACTCTGCTGCGTCTGGCTGCCCCTCCAGGGTGCATAGAAACGTGAAAACAATCAACAGGAATAAAGTGGATTGGTGTAGAAGTGCACGTCTCTTGTGGCAGTTCAGCGATTCAGACGTGGACACGAGATCAGACCACGCACCGCCCAACTCTCCTGCAGTAGTAGACTCACAGGACCAACCCTCAAAG GTGACCAAGAGTCTAGATCTCATCAGACACAGCAGCAATCAGGAGTCTTTGGCTGATATGAACGAGAACCTCCGCCCAGTGCTGCGTCTGTTTGACAAGATGGAGCTGGAGTGTGAATACCAGCTCCCCGACACCTCAGCccggaggaggtcctcctgccTGAGTTCCTCCATGGTGGGCCCAGGGCTGGACAGCGACTTTGGGGCCAGTGCAG GCGTGTCCCTGCGCATCGTGTCAGCGGACAGTGACGACCTGACCAATGGGGTGATGGCGGTGGCCCTGGAGTGGGACTACTACGACCCCTGCTACGTCCAGCAGAACGGCGTGCCAGTTCAGAAGCCCGGCCGGCCCTCCATACACTCCAAACAGTACTGGGTCTGA
- the ark2n gene encoding protein ARK2N isoform X1: protein MKMANSEKAEGFVDAESLTECLDNTEAAVNASLQEDQDAILKTETTTTTSSPTRDKELDSASQTEGEPGLLSMPCLMKELRRDSPESQPASTGSDKPASRHVYESDSSNPCMLSPSSSGHLADSDTLSSGEDSTDSRVPNQGEGNMETGADPAPTGEGKARPVLVGGRKSRRTRSESEMPSNAMAAKKNRCQHMGAAVGGVPEKQTNGKLSKVKGHRSQKHKERMRLLRQKREAAARKKYNLLQDSSTSDSELTCDSSTSSSEDEDDDTSGGSKTINTDIPDGPAVVGHYDISDTDSNRESMSVETVRATVIKSELKAHRGQDKAAHSGCIKARGILAGRVETGLSDRERARRQGQINIASSDSEVEIVGVQENTRCAHPCGGVIKSLSSWKCKPTEQLNTRQPPLWTSASTQPPCVSPPEVVDLTLDEDTGHKYLL, encoded by the exons ATGAAAATGGCTAACTCTGAAAAGGCAGAGGGATTTGTGGATGCTGAAAGCCTCACGGAATGCCTTGACAACACAGAAGCCGCCGTCAACGCCTCCCTCCAAGAAGACCAGGACGCAATCCTCAAAACAGagaccacgaccaccaccagcTCACCGACGAGGGACAAGGAACTGGACAGCGCCTCCCAGACGGAGGGCGAGCCGGGCCTGCTCTCCATGCCCTGCCTTATGAAGGAGCTCCGCAGGGACTCCCCGGAGTCCCAGCCGGCCTCCACCGGGAGCGACAAACCGGCCTCCCGCCATGTTTACGAGAGCGACTCCTCCAATCCCTGCATGCTCTCCCCATCCTCCAGCGGCCACCTGGCTGACTCAGACACTCTCTCCTCGGGGGAGGACAGTACCGACTCCCGAGTGCCCAACCAGGGAGAAGGCAACATGGAGACCGGTGCGGATCCAGCGCCGACCGGAGAAGGGAAAGCACGGCCAGTGTTGGTCGGGGGGAGGAAGTCTCGGCGAACACGCTCAGAGAGTGAGATGCCCAGCAACGCCATGGCGGCCAAAAAGAACCGCTGCCAGCACATGGGGGCCGCGGTGGGCGGAGTGCCAGAGAAGCAGACCAACGGAAAGCTGTCCAAGGTGAAGGGTCACCGCAGCCAGAAGCACAAGGAGCGCATGCGCCTCCTCAGGCAGAAGAGGGAGGCGGCGGCGAGGAAGAAGTACAACCTGCTGCAGGACAGCAGTACGAGTGACAGCGAGCTCACGTGCGACTCAAGCACCAGCTCCTCTGAGGACGAGGATGACGACACCTCGGGGGGGAGCAAgactatcaacacagacatcccAG ACGGTCCAGCAGTAGTGGGTCACTATGATATTTCAGACACTGATTCTAACCGGGAGAGTATGAGTGTGGAGACAGTCCGAGCCACGGTGATAAAGAGTGAGCTAAAAGCACACAGAGGCCAGGATAAGGCAGCACACTCTGGATGTATAAAAGCACGGGGCATCCTCGCAG GACGCGTGGAGACCGGACTCTCCGACAGGGAGAGAGCGCGGCGCCAGGGCCAGATTAACATCGCGTCCTCAGACAGCGAAGTGGAAATAGTGGGAGTGCAGGAAAACACACG gtgtgccCATCCTTGTGGCGGAGTGATCAAGAGTTTGTCTTCGTGGAAGTGCAAACCGACGGAGCAGCTAAACACCAGGCAGCCCCCGCTGTGGACGTCGGCCTCCACACAGCCCCCCTGTGTGTCCCCTCCTGAGGTGGTGGACCTCACGCTGGACGAAGACACTGGACACAAATACTTACTATGA